The following are encoded together in the Culex pipiens pallens isolate TS chromosome 1, TS_CPP_V2, whole genome shotgun sequence genome:
- the LOC120431802 gene encoding unconventional myosin-Ia isoform X2: MEQEIGSWDSVLLENLSEDSFISNLHQRYKRDLIYTYIGTFLVALNPYKPLAIYTPDLVRKYANKSLFQLPPHIFAVANSAHQFLLNYNEDQCIVLSGESGAGKTESARMIVHFLTQLSEMRRSRAPIFSLKGSNPGSRQSTPKHSTIQRVGSSFESGTSGSSGMGATGRLDSIMKQSRKCSHEKTVEFDLISHHKSSENLAAMMNAGHVVGTGPGSGNFSSTPKCLKHSNQSISRSTEASDFPTKATLKSAFASCPKHNNCTSAGSSHMDLHRMSSCINSPSLQKRCSLVRGCCHQSSNRSIHKSSSSITLTYDHSSMSPSVHRRQILKSITKEVYLRDLELAKMRERVAHAEIFLEAMGNASTAKNTNSSRYGKFFDIEFDYKGDPSGGHLTLYMLEKSRVTSRSSGERNFHIFYQLLCGADIHLLKSLKLQRNIDKYELLKYGLTSEEDRTNFGFTKRSLEVIGFNPEEIFSIFIVLAVVLKLGNLTFIPTTNIDGSEGCEISNEYELEEIAQLLQLDSHLLFHCLTRAGESWEQIETDGTEIDAVYASKIKFALCRTLYSRLFSLIAVRINEQLKVKQYGMSSGATVRGKTIGLLDFYGFEVLEKNSFEQFAINYCNERLQQHYVKNVLKYQQDLYLAEGLDWIKIDYFDNQPICELIDKPCYGILHLVDEPQIINDGILLTRLHQCCSGHTNFLARDPTLPSNCFQVRHFEGPVLYSSQGFIEKNQDVLPKHVSACLYQHCELPIVASLFPEGNPKRYSGSAVGRKPPTSLSTNLRTSLQTLLKQLEQRYNHYIFCIKPNELKQPKMLELGLVQHQVRYMCLMPLINLWRNGHYFNMVHARFVQRYKLLCQYTWPHLAAGTTIDGVALIIRSVPLPGAEFTIGRKKVFIRSPRTVYELDEFRKVRLNELAVLIQKTYRCYTKRKHFLDLRRSQLVIAAFWRTWREREKIRVVEFKKQAHWAVQVIGRFFVLIKTREFLLTLLLRLPHDNMSPICHDWPPAPSFLAETSQLLRNIFHRWRCYKYRKSFDQPARNRMREKVTASIIFKDRKISYPRTVAHPFHGDYIRLRQNVQWKRVSCEHNDQYVVFADIINKIARSSGKFIPILLVVSTNSMLLLDQKTMQIKYRIPASEIYRMSLSPYFDDIAVIHIRASEIGKKKGDFVFQTAHSIEIVTKLFLVIQNATAKSPEIVISTEFEANFGQQTVVFTFKCGGLADNPYNQTRVQRKGNRMEVTV; encoded by the exons ATGGAGCAGGAAATCGGCAGCTGGGACTCGGTCCTGCTCGAGAACCTTTCCGAGGACAGTTTTATCAGCAATCTGCACCAGCGCTACAAACGAGATTTGATCTAC ACCTACATCGGTACGTTTCTGGTGGCGCTGAATCCGTACAAACCGTTGGCCATCTACACGCCGGACCTGGTGCGGAAGTACGCCAACAAAAGTCTGTTCCAGTTGCCGCCGCACAT CTTCGCCGTGGCCAACTCGGCCCACCAGTTCCTGCTCAACTACAACGAGGACCAGTGCATCGTGCTGTCGGGCGAGAGTGGCGCCGGCAAGACCGAGTCGGCCCGAATGATCGTCCACTTTTTGACGCAGCTGTCGGAGATGCGCCGCAGCCGGGCCCCGATCTTCTCGCTCAAGGGCTCCAACCCGGGCTCGCGCCAGTCCACGCCGAAGCACAGCACGATCCAGCGGGTCGGATCGTCGTTTGAAAGTGGCACCAGTGGCAGTTCGGGGATGGGGGCGACGGGTCGGCTGGACAGCATCATGAAGCAGTCGAGG aaatgctcgcACGAGAAAACGGTCGAGTTTGATTTGATTTCGCACCACAAGAGTTCGGAGAATTTGGCCGCGATGATGAACGCTGGCCACGTGGTTGGGACGGGTCCCGGAAGTGGCAACTTTTCCAGCACTCCCAAGTGTTTGAAGCACTCGAACCAGTCGATCAGCCGCTCGACCGAGGCCAGCGATTTTCCCACCAAGGCGACCCTCAAGTCGGCGTTCGCGTCCTGTCCGAAGCACAACAACTGCACCAGCGCCGGAAGTAGCCACATGGACCTGCACCGGATGTCCAGCTGCATCAATTCGCCCTCGCTGCAGAAGCGGTGCAGTTTGGTGCGCGGCTGTTGCCACCAGAGCAGCAACCGGTCGATCCACAAGTCTTCGTCGTCGATCACGTTGACGTACGACCACAGCAGCATGTCCCCGTCGGTGCACCGCCGTCAGATACTCAAATCCATCACGAAGGAGGTGTACCTGCGCGATCTGGAGCTGGCCAAGATGCGGGAACGGGTGGCGCACGCGGAGATCTTCCTCGAGGCCATGGGCAACGCGAGCACGGCTAAGAACACTAACTCGAGCCGATAC GGTAAATTCTTCGATATTGAGTTCGACTACAAGGGAGATCCTTCCGGAGGTCACCTGACTTTAT ACATGTTGGAGAAG TCCCGCGTAACGTCACGAAGTTCCGGCGAACGAAACTTCCACATCTTCTACCAGTTGCTGTGTGGCGCCGACATCCATCTGCTCA AATCCCTCAAGCTGCAGCGGAACATTGACAAGTACGAGTTGCTCAAGTACGGCCTAACCAGCGAGGAAGATCGGACCAACTTTGGCTTCACCAAG CGTTCCCTTGAAGTCATTGGCTTCAACCCGGAGGAAATCTTCTCCATCTTCATCGTCCTGGCGGTGGTGCTCAAGCTGGGCAATCTGACGTTCATCCCGACAACCAACATCGACGGCAGCGAGGGTTGTGAGATCTCCAACGAGTACG AACTCGAGGAGATCGCGCAGCTGCTCCAGCTCGACAGTCACCTGCTGTTCCACTGCCTGACGCGGGCCGGCGAGTCATGGGAGCAGATTGAGACGGACGGGACGGAGATCGACGCGGTGTACGCGTCCAAGATCAAGTTTGCGCTCTGCCGGACGCTGTACAGCCGGTTGTTCTCGCTGATTGCCGTTCGGATCAACGAGCAGCTCAAGGTGAAGCAGTACGGAATGAGCTCGGGGGCGACGGTGCGGGGCAAGACGATTGGTTTGCTGGATTTTTACGGGTTCGAGGTGCTCGAGAAGAACTCGTTCGAGCAGTTTGCCATCAACTACTGCAACGAGCGGTTGCAACAG CACTACGTGAAGAACGTACTCAAGTATCAACAGGATCTGTACCTGGCCGAGGGATTGGACTGGATCAAGATTGACTACTTCGACAACCAGCCGATCTGCGAGCTGATCGACAAGCCGTGCTACGGAATCCTGCACCTGGTAGACGAACCGCAGATCATCAACGACGGAATTCTGCTGACGCGGTTGCACCAGTGCTGTTCCGGCCACACCAACTTCCTCGCGCGCGATCCCACGCTGCCTTCGAACTGCTTTCA AGTTCGCCACTTTGAGGGACCAGTCCTGTACTCCAGCCAGGGCTTCATCGAGAAGAACCAGGACGTGCTGCCGAAGCACGTGAGTGCCTGCCTGTACCAGCACTGCGAGCTGCCGATCGTGGCCAGCCTCTTCCCGGAGGGCAACCCCAAGCGGTACAGCGGCAGTGCCGTTGGCCGCAAACCGCCGACCAGTTTGAGTACAAATCTACGCACCTCGCTGCAGACGCTGCTGAAGCAGCTCGAGCAACGCTACAACCACTACATCTTCTGCATCAAACCGAACGAGCTGAAGCAGCCCAAGATGCTGGAGCTCggcctggttcagcaccaggtGCGGTACATGTG TCTTATGCCGCTGATCAACCTGTGGCGCAACGGGCACTACTTCAACATGGTGCACGCGCGCTTCGTCCAGCGCTACAAGCTGCTCTGCCAGTACACGTGGCCCCACCTGGCCGCCGGAACGACCATCGACGGGGTGGCGCTCATCATCCGGAGCGTACCGCTGCCGGGGGCCGAGTTCACGATCGGCCGCAAGAAGGTGTTTATCCGCAGTCCGCGCACCGTGTACGAGCTGGACGAGTTCCGGAAGGTGCGCCTGAACGAGCTGGCCGTGCTCATCCAGAAGACGTACCGGTGCTACACCAAGCGGAAACACTTTCTGGACCTGCGGCGCAGCCAGCTGGTGATTGCGGCCTTCTGGCGGACGTGGCGG GAACGAGAGAAGATCCGTGTGGTGGAGTTCAAAAAGCAAGCACACTGGGCGGTCCAGGTGATTGGCCGATTTTTCGTCCTGATCAAG ACGCGCGAGTTCCTGCTGACGCTGCTGCTGCGGCTGCCGCACGACAACATGAGCCCCATCTGCCACGATTGGCCCCCGGCGCCGTCCTTCCTGGCCGAGACGTCCCAGCTGCTGCGAAACATCTTCCACCGGTGGCGGTGCTACAAGTACCGGAAGTCGTTTGACCAACCGGCTCGGAACCGGATGCGCGAAAAGGTCACCGCCAGCATCATCTTCAAGGACCGCAAGATCTCGTACCCCCGGACGGTGGCGCACCCCTTCCACGGCGACTACATCCGACTGCGGCAAAACGTCCAGTGGAAACGGGTCAGCTGCGAGCACAACGACCAGTACGTCGTGTTTGCCGACATCATAAACAAGATCGCCCGATCGAGCGGGAAG TTCatcccgatcctgctggtgGTCTCGACCAACTCGATGCTGCTGCTGGACCAGAAAACGATGCAAATCAAGTACCGGATACCGGCCTCCGAGATCTACCGGATGTCGCTGAGCCCGTACTTTGACGACATTGCCGTGATCCACATACGAGCC TCGGAAATCGGCAAAAAGAAGGGCGACTTCGTCTTCCAAACGGCACACTCGATCGAGATCGTGACGAAGCTGTTCCTGGTGATCCAGAACGCGACCGCCAAATCACCGGAAATCGTCATCAGCACAGA ATTCGAGGCCAACTTTGGCCAGCAGACGGTGGTGTTTACGTTCAAGTGCGGTGGCCTGGCGGACAACCCGTACAACCAGACCCGGGTCCAGCGCAAGGGCAACCGGATGGAGGTGACCGTGTAA
- the LOC120431802 gene encoding unconventional myosin-Ia isoform X1, with protein MEQEIGSWDSVLLENLSEDSFISNLHQRYKRDLIYTYIGTFLVALNPYKPLAIYTPDLVRKYANKSLFQLPPHIFAVANSAHQFLLNYNEDQCIVLSGESGAGKTESARMIVHFLTQLSEMRRSRAPIFSLKGSNPGSRQSTPKHSTIQRVGSSFESGTSGSSGMGATGRLDSIMKQSRKCSHEKTVEFDLISHHKSSENLAAMMNAGHVVGTGPGSGNFSSTPKCLKHSNQSISRSTEASDFPTKATLKSAFASCPKHNNCTSAGSSHMDLHRMSSCINSPSLQKRCSLVRGCCHQSSNRSIHKSSSSITLTYDHSSMSPSVHRRQILKSITKEVYLRDLELAKMRERVAHAEIFLEAMGNASTAKNTNSSRYGKFFDIEFDYKGDPSGGHLTLYMLEKSRVTSRSSGERNFHIFYQLLCGADIHLLKSLKLQRNIDKYELLKYGLTSEEDRTNFGFTKRSLEVIGFNPEEIFSIFIVLAVVLKLGNLTFIPTTNIDGSEGCEISNEYELEEIAQLLQLDSHLLFHCLTRAGESWEQIETDGTEIDAVYASKIKFALCRTLYSRLFSLIAVRINEQLKVKQYGMSSGATVRGKTIGLLDFYGFEVLEKNSFEQFAINYCNERLQQHYVKNVLKYQQDLYLAEGLDWIKIDYFDNQPICELIDKPCYGILHLVDEPQIINDGILLTRLHQCCSGHTNFLARDPTLPSNCFQVRHFEGPVLYSSQGFIEKNQDVLPKHVSACLYQHCELPIVASLFPEGNPKRYSGSAVGRKPPTSLSTNLRTSLQTLLKQLEQRYNHYIFCIKPNELKQPKMLELGLVQHQVRYMCLMPLINLWRNGHYFNMVHARFVQRYKLLCQYTWPHLAAGTTIDGVALIIRSVPLPGAEFTIGRKKVFIRSPRTVYELDEFRKVRLNELAVLIQKTYRCYTKRKHFLDLRRSQLVIAAFWRTWREREKIRVVEFKKQAHWAVQVIGRFFVLIKTREFLLTLLLRLPHDNMSPICHDWPPAPSFLAETSQLLRNIFHRWRCYKYRKSFDQPARNRMREKVTASIIFKDRKISYPRTVAHPFHGDYIRLRQNVQWKRVSCEHNDQYVVFADIINKIARSSGKFIPILLVVSTNSMLLLDQKTMQIKYRIPASEIYRMSLSPYFDDIAVIHIRADNYSSNMSDRSESPTGCLFQSEIGKKKGDFVFQTAHSIEIVTKLFLVIQNATAKSPEIVISTEFEANFGQQTVVFTFKCGGLADNPYNQTRVQRKGNRMEVTV; from the exons ATGGAGCAGGAAATCGGCAGCTGGGACTCGGTCCTGCTCGAGAACCTTTCCGAGGACAGTTTTATCAGCAATCTGCACCAGCGCTACAAACGAGATTTGATCTAC ACCTACATCGGTACGTTTCTGGTGGCGCTGAATCCGTACAAACCGTTGGCCATCTACACGCCGGACCTGGTGCGGAAGTACGCCAACAAAAGTCTGTTCCAGTTGCCGCCGCACAT CTTCGCCGTGGCCAACTCGGCCCACCAGTTCCTGCTCAACTACAACGAGGACCAGTGCATCGTGCTGTCGGGCGAGAGTGGCGCCGGCAAGACCGAGTCGGCCCGAATGATCGTCCACTTTTTGACGCAGCTGTCGGAGATGCGCCGCAGCCGGGCCCCGATCTTCTCGCTCAAGGGCTCCAACCCGGGCTCGCGCCAGTCCACGCCGAAGCACAGCACGATCCAGCGGGTCGGATCGTCGTTTGAAAGTGGCACCAGTGGCAGTTCGGGGATGGGGGCGACGGGTCGGCTGGACAGCATCATGAAGCAGTCGAGG aaatgctcgcACGAGAAAACGGTCGAGTTTGATTTGATTTCGCACCACAAGAGTTCGGAGAATTTGGCCGCGATGATGAACGCTGGCCACGTGGTTGGGACGGGTCCCGGAAGTGGCAACTTTTCCAGCACTCCCAAGTGTTTGAAGCACTCGAACCAGTCGATCAGCCGCTCGACCGAGGCCAGCGATTTTCCCACCAAGGCGACCCTCAAGTCGGCGTTCGCGTCCTGTCCGAAGCACAACAACTGCACCAGCGCCGGAAGTAGCCACATGGACCTGCACCGGATGTCCAGCTGCATCAATTCGCCCTCGCTGCAGAAGCGGTGCAGTTTGGTGCGCGGCTGTTGCCACCAGAGCAGCAACCGGTCGATCCACAAGTCTTCGTCGTCGATCACGTTGACGTACGACCACAGCAGCATGTCCCCGTCGGTGCACCGCCGTCAGATACTCAAATCCATCACGAAGGAGGTGTACCTGCGCGATCTGGAGCTGGCCAAGATGCGGGAACGGGTGGCGCACGCGGAGATCTTCCTCGAGGCCATGGGCAACGCGAGCACGGCTAAGAACACTAACTCGAGCCGATAC GGTAAATTCTTCGATATTGAGTTCGACTACAAGGGAGATCCTTCCGGAGGTCACCTGACTTTAT ACATGTTGGAGAAG TCCCGCGTAACGTCACGAAGTTCCGGCGAACGAAACTTCCACATCTTCTACCAGTTGCTGTGTGGCGCCGACATCCATCTGCTCA AATCCCTCAAGCTGCAGCGGAACATTGACAAGTACGAGTTGCTCAAGTACGGCCTAACCAGCGAGGAAGATCGGACCAACTTTGGCTTCACCAAG CGTTCCCTTGAAGTCATTGGCTTCAACCCGGAGGAAATCTTCTCCATCTTCATCGTCCTGGCGGTGGTGCTCAAGCTGGGCAATCTGACGTTCATCCCGACAACCAACATCGACGGCAGCGAGGGTTGTGAGATCTCCAACGAGTACG AACTCGAGGAGATCGCGCAGCTGCTCCAGCTCGACAGTCACCTGCTGTTCCACTGCCTGACGCGGGCCGGCGAGTCATGGGAGCAGATTGAGACGGACGGGACGGAGATCGACGCGGTGTACGCGTCCAAGATCAAGTTTGCGCTCTGCCGGACGCTGTACAGCCGGTTGTTCTCGCTGATTGCCGTTCGGATCAACGAGCAGCTCAAGGTGAAGCAGTACGGAATGAGCTCGGGGGCGACGGTGCGGGGCAAGACGATTGGTTTGCTGGATTTTTACGGGTTCGAGGTGCTCGAGAAGAACTCGTTCGAGCAGTTTGCCATCAACTACTGCAACGAGCGGTTGCAACAG CACTACGTGAAGAACGTACTCAAGTATCAACAGGATCTGTACCTGGCCGAGGGATTGGACTGGATCAAGATTGACTACTTCGACAACCAGCCGATCTGCGAGCTGATCGACAAGCCGTGCTACGGAATCCTGCACCTGGTAGACGAACCGCAGATCATCAACGACGGAATTCTGCTGACGCGGTTGCACCAGTGCTGTTCCGGCCACACCAACTTCCTCGCGCGCGATCCCACGCTGCCTTCGAACTGCTTTCA AGTTCGCCACTTTGAGGGACCAGTCCTGTACTCCAGCCAGGGCTTCATCGAGAAGAACCAGGACGTGCTGCCGAAGCACGTGAGTGCCTGCCTGTACCAGCACTGCGAGCTGCCGATCGTGGCCAGCCTCTTCCCGGAGGGCAACCCCAAGCGGTACAGCGGCAGTGCCGTTGGCCGCAAACCGCCGACCAGTTTGAGTACAAATCTACGCACCTCGCTGCAGACGCTGCTGAAGCAGCTCGAGCAACGCTACAACCACTACATCTTCTGCATCAAACCGAACGAGCTGAAGCAGCCCAAGATGCTGGAGCTCggcctggttcagcaccaggtGCGGTACATGTG TCTTATGCCGCTGATCAACCTGTGGCGCAACGGGCACTACTTCAACATGGTGCACGCGCGCTTCGTCCAGCGCTACAAGCTGCTCTGCCAGTACACGTGGCCCCACCTGGCCGCCGGAACGACCATCGACGGGGTGGCGCTCATCATCCGGAGCGTACCGCTGCCGGGGGCCGAGTTCACGATCGGCCGCAAGAAGGTGTTTATCCGCAGTCCGCGCACCGTGTACGAGCTGGACGAGTTCCGGAAGGTGCGCCTGAACGAGCTGGCCGTGCTCATCCAGAAGACGTACCGGTGCTACACCAAGCGGAAACACTTTCTGGACCTGCGGCGCAGCCAGCTGGTGATTGCGGCCTTCTGGCGGACGTGGCGG GAACGAGAGAAGATCCGTGTGGTGGAGTTCAAAAAGCAAGCACACTGGGCGGTCCAGGTGATTGGCCGATTTTTCGTCCTGATCAAG ACGCGCGAGTTCCTGCTGACGCTGCTGCTGCGGCTGCCGCACGACAACATGAGCCCCATCTGCCACGATTGGCCCCCGGCGCCGTCCTTCCTGGCCGAGACGTCCCAGCTGCTGCGAAACATCTTCCACCGGTGGCGGTGCTACAAGTACCGGAAGTCGTTTGACCAACCGGCTCGGAACCGGATGCGCGAAAAGGTCACCGCCAGCATCATCTTCAAGGACCGCAAGATCTCGTACCCCCGGACGGTGGCGCACCCCTTCCACGGCGACTACATCCGACTGCGGCAAAACGTCCAGTGGAAACGGGTCAGCTGCGAGCACAACGACCAGTACGTCGTGTTTGCCGACATCATAAACAAGATCGCCCGATCGAGCGGGAAG TTCatcccgatcctgctggtgGTCTCGACCAACTCGATGCTGCTGCTGGACCAGAAAACGATGCAAATCAAGTACCGGATACCGGCCTCCGAGATCTACCGGATGTCGCTGAGCCCGTACTTTGACGACATTGCCGTGATCCACATACGAGCC GACAATTACAGCTCCAACATGTCGGACCGGTCCGAGTCGCCCACGGGATGTTTGTTCCAG TCGGAAATCGGCAAAAAGAAGGGCGACTTCGTCTTCCAAACGGCACACTCGATCGAGATCGTGACGAAGCTGTTCCTGGTGATCCAGAACGCGACCGCCAAATCACCGGAAATCGTCATCAGCACAGA ATTCGAGGCCAACTTTGGCCAGCAGACGGTGGTGTTTACGTTCAAGTGCGGTGGCCTGGCGGACAACCCGTACAACCAGACCCGGGTCCAGCGCAAGGGCAACCGGATGGAGGTGACCGTGTAA